The DNA window GAGGCTCTCAGGGGCAGGCAGCACAGCCTTCAGGAACTCCAGGGGAGCAATCTGCATGCCCTGGTAGTTGATGGGCTCGATGCTGGTCATGCCAATGTTCTGCAGCACGGTCAGGTGCTTGATGTACTGCTCCCCGAAGGTCATCCAGAAGCGGGCACGTTTGATGGTGGGGAAGTTGATGACCAGGGATTCGAGTTCCTCGTGGTACAGCACGTAGGATTTGCGGGTGGTCACCTTGGGGTAGTAGATGTCCTGGGCAATTTCCAGGGGCTGGGTTTCCACCCACTGGCCGTTTTCGTAGTAGCGACCGTTGGCGGTGATTTCACGGATGTTGATTTCGGGGTTGAAGTTGGTGGCAAAGGCCTTGCCGTGGTCGCCGTTGTTGCAGTCCACGATGTCCAGGTAGTGGATTTCATCGAAGTAATGCTTGGCATGGTAAGCAGTGAAAACGTTGGTGGCACCGGGGTCAAAGCCACAACCCAGCAGGGCCATCAGTCCGGCCTGCTCGAAGCGCTCCCGGTAAGCCCACTGCCAGGAGTACTCGAACTTGGCCACATCGCGGGGCTCGTAGTTGGCGGTGTCCAGGTAGTGCACACCGGTTTCCAGGCAGGCATCCATGATGGTGAGGTCCTGGTAGGGCAAAGCCACGTTGATCACCAGTTCGGGTTTGTAATCATTGATCAGCGCAACCAGCTCTGGCACGTTGTCTGCATCCACTTTGGCCGTGGTCACAACGGTTTTGGAGTCAGGGAAGTATTGCTTGATTTCATCTGCAATCTTGTCGCACTTCGCTTTTGTCCGGCTGGCAATCATCAGCTCGGTGAACACGCTGTCGTTCTGGGCGCATTTCTTGGCCACCACGGTGCCCACGCCACCCGCACCAATCATCAGTACTCTAGCCATAAAAGACCTCCTAAAAGCTTCCCGGCATCACGGGTTTCAGCAAGTCCATATTCTAACCCACAAGCGTCAGAGAATGTCCAGAACTGAAAAAGCCAGAAAGCGCAGGCTTTCACCTGCGCTCTGGAACTGGACAATTTTGATCTTGAAACTTTAAGGAAGCGGGATCACGTCATGGCGGGTGGCAGACAGAGAAGTGCCCGAGGAAAACCCTGCATAAACTTTGCCGGGCAGGTTGATGCTCTGCGGCACGGACCATTCCAGCGTCTGCATCCTGGGCAGGCCTGCATCAACAATTCCTTTGATGGTGCGTGTGGAGGGATTCCAGCTGATGTCCAGGGTGTGCTCCTGACCATCAGACAGGAAGAAGTTCAGCAGCCTGGAAGGTCCAAAAATGTTTGGGTCAGCAAGGACCTTGATGTACAGGCTGTCTCCATGAGAACCTGAACCTGTGAACACTTCAAAAGCCATAACCCCCTCAGGAAGGCCATCCACACCCAGACCGCATCCTGTGGTGCCCAGGGTTTGTGGGCGCTGGGTCATCCAGGCGTAAGCCAGACCGCAAGAGGCGTACATGTCTTCTCCCACATCAAACCTGAATTTCTGGGTGAAGGGACGGGAGAGGTCCAGAGGCACACTGCTGTACACAGCGCCCACTTCCTGGTTGCTGGTTCCCGGGGTCAGCACCATTTTTCCATCGGGGCTTTCTGAAGCTGTGCCCAGGTAGCACCAGTAACTGGCACAGGTTTTGACCTGCACAGGCACGTTCACGGCAAAGCCATTGCGGGTGGCAGTGAGGGTGTAAGTTCCGGGCGTGGTGGGGGCAGTGTAGGTGACCTGCAAGCCCGTACCAGCAATGGTCCCGGCACTGGCAGACCAGCTCAGACCTGTTGCACTGAGGGCCTGGGCGGTCAGTTGCACGGTGCGTCCCGGTTCCAGTTCGAGGGTTCTGGGAAAGACGGCCAGGAAGTTCTGTTGCAGGTAAGGTTCCCTGTAAGGATCAGAAATCCTCTGGGATGCACTGTCTGGATTGAGGGCCACATCATAAATGCAGCTGTTCAGCACCTCTGCAGGTAAAATGGGTTCTGGTGCACGCAAACAGATCCCACGGGCATAGGCTTTGCGTTCTGCACTCAGGTTCTCGAAGGTCACGATTTCCTGGGGAAAATTCACATCGGTGAAATCTGCAGTGGTCTGACCCTCAGCGTAATCAAAGAGGGATTCCTGCTGACCAATGCGCCAGGCATGCCCAAAAACCCGGTGGATGTCCTGTGCACTGGGCTGTCCCAGCACAGTTCCGTTGGGCAATTTGAAATCATCTGAAGTGTCGTTGTTGCGGTTCCCCAGCAAGCCCACCAGACGGGCTGCACGGCTGCCGGACGGCACCACCCGCAAGTCATCCCCGATGAGCCTGGCATAAGACCCATCTGGCCAGTGCACACTGAGCCGGTTGGGGGTGAAGCCTGCAAATTGCTCAATGCTGAGGTACCCTCCATGGGGCAGGTGCAGGGCTTCTGTTCCCTGCGGCACAGGCAGACCATTAACCTTGATGCCGTCAGGATAGATGCCCACCCGGTCTCCATTCACCCGGAAAGCAAACGCCTGATTGTAGGAGACCACGCTGGGAGCCTGTCCTGCCTGGGTGCGCACCTGAATTTCAAACCCTGCAGCATCAAGAGGATCTCTGGTCAGCACAAATTCTCCAACGTTTTGCAGGTCGTAGAGGGTCCCGTCCTGGGTTTTCAGGTGAGGGTCGCCTCCGGTTCCAGCGGGTGGTGGCGGAGCCGGAGGCGTGGGAGGTTGAGGTGGCTGGCCATCACAATTCACCTGAACGCTGCCTGCAAAACCCGAGGTGGGCACCTGATCAAACATTTTGTTTTCGGAGAGCAGGGTGATTCTGGCGTTGCTGTTGATCCTGTCACACAACTCCTGGGTGATGGAAATGGTCTGGGAGGTCAGGAACGCTGCCTGCTGGGTGCCTGCACTGGCGGTCACACCGGTCAGGCGCTCGCTGGGGTACAGCACGCTGTTGGGATTGAGCCAGACTGAGCCCGTGCCTGCATACACATTGAACCAGCGCACATCGGAAAATTTTGGAATTTTGGCCTGGCCTTTCAGCACCAATGTGTCTCCCACCTTCACCGTCAGGGGGGAAGCATTCACCGGGCTGCCATTGAGCAAAACAGACAGGGTGTCTTTTTCTGGAGCGGCATAAAGCGGCTGGGGCAGGATCACCAGGGGGGTGAATTCATAGGATCCGATTTTTTTCAATCCAATTTTGGAAAGGAAGGTGTTGAGCTCCTCATCCATCTGGACTTTGGCCCGCAATTCACCCTGGATCACCGCAGTCGAAGGGGTCATTTCATGCTCGGTGACGTAGGCATCGTTGGCCCAGTTGAGTTTGCCCACCGGACCGATTTTGGCATCAATCACTTCCAGTTCCAGCACTTCGGTGATGCTGCCCAGTTTCTTGGCCAGACTGGGGAAGAAGTTCTCAATGGCCCCCACCACCACCCCGCCCACCTGCAAGATCCCCCTGGCATAACCATAACCGTACAGTTCGGTGCCCACACTCACCTGGGTGGGGTTGTTCATCAGGTCAATGCTGCCGGTCAGTTTGGGATCCAGGGTGTTGGTGAAGCGGGGATCGCTGCCCAGACCTGAACCAAAATGAAACGGAGCTTCCGCCCGCAGGTTGAGTTTGATCTGGGTGCCCACTTCTCCATTCACACTCAGGTCGATTTTGGCCCCATATTTGGCGGCAGGGGCCAGCAACACCGACACCAGTCCGAAAATTGGGAAGACTTTCTTGTCATCGAACAGGGTGCAGGAGACTTTTGCTGTCACTTTGGCTTTGGCGAGGATGCTGGCATCCACCCCGATGTTGCCGTCCAGAAAAAAGCCCAGGGCTTTGATGGTGTCGTCTTCGATCACCAGGTCCACATCTGGCGAGAAACTGAAAATCGGAGTGAAGGTGGGTTCAATGGATCCCTGACTGACGGTGAGCGTGCAATTGTCCATGGCTCCCGTTTTCTGGATGGTGTTCTGGTTCGCAGATGCCTGATTTCCAAACATCACGGTCTGCCACTCATCCCCACGGGTGTCTTCAGGCTTCACACTGAAGCGCACGCTTTTCAGGTACTCGGTGACCAGGCCGCGCCTGAGGCGCACCAGGCTGTAATCCCCACGGGTTTGCACCGAGAGCACCGTGCCCATCACGGCTTTGCCTTCCAGACCCAGCACACGCTCTCCCACTTTTGGTGGTGTTCCATACACCACAATGGGGATTTCCAGCACTCCTTCTGGTTTGGGGCTGCCAGAGGGCACCCGGTAGGCATCTCCCACCTCCTGCTGTGTGAAGGTTCCAATCATGCCTGCCTTTGGATCAAGGTGCTTGAGCGGATAGGTCTGGGCTGTGGCCCCCACAGGAATGATGGGCAGGGGATAGACAATCTGACTGTCCCTCAGGGTCACGGTTCCTGCCGTGGGTTCCGCCACCGTGATGGTCACAGGATTGGACAGCAGTTTTCTGGAGGTTTTTCCCCTCGCATACACAAAACCGCCATTCCCATTCAGGCTTTTGACGGTGGCACTCAAGCCACCTTTTGAGGGGATGACCTGCAGATTTGGGGTGCTGATCCATTCCAGTTCCTCCGAGAAAGGCTGCTTGCGGCCTTCCACATTGGAATCAAAGACCTCCACGGTCAGGGTGACATAACGGTCCATGGGGCGCAGGGTGGCCCCTGCAGGAGAAACAAGCAGTGAACGGGTTTCAATGGGCAGTGGAACCTGCTCCTGGAACACCGCCTGGGATTGGGGGGCGTTCAGGGTCGGCAAAGATTGAGAGCAGGCGGTGAGCAGCACCGTCAGCCCCAGCAGCAAAGCACCTGGTTTTTGCATGGCTTGACCTTTCAGGATTCAATTGAAGGACCCTTCCAGAACCGGAAGCCCCCTCTGTAAAAGATGTTAAAAATCCTGAATGTTCAACGGTTGCTGCGTTTGAACATTGAAGTGGGCCTCACATAAGCCCTTCAGCGTAATTCATGCCCGTTCATGTGGCAGACGCAGTTTTGATGCTCCTTGCCTATTCTGGATTCATATGACGAACCACTTTCAGGCCATTGGTTTTCCCATCTTCTCCCAGGAGGATTTCATCAAACTGGCCCAGATGACCCACCAGAAAGGCCAGCAGATCCAGACCACCCAGGGGAAATACATTTTCTGGAATGTGGGGAGCGGCATTGAACTCTGGGGTCAACTGGATCAGAACAATGTTTTCATCGGGCTCAACCCGCATTTTTCGGGCCGTTCACGCCTCAGCATGGGCCTGACCCGCAAGGTCACCAGTGATCCGCAGGACCTGGATGGAGCCTACTACGCCTGGGCAGGGGCACAAACCGGTCCCGAGGATGGAGAATACCCCCTGCTGTTTGACTGTCCGGATTTTCTGGTGCATGCCCGCATGATGCTGCCCAGCATCCACCGGGTGCAGGTGGCGGCCTTTGCCCACGACCTCAAGGTCTACACCAACGAGAAACATTATCAGGAGGCCAGGGAATCAGGACCTGCCTTTGCCACCGAGTCCTTCATTCCTTCCGGTCTGTTTGGGGACAGAGAGCAGCCATATGGGATGTTCACAGGAACCGTACAGTACGCCTTCACCATCACCAATCCAGTCACCCAGGAAACCTTCCACCATGCTGTGGTGAAAACCCTGGGAGGTGAATACGATGTGATCATCCACCCGGATTTGCTGTACAGCGATTTGCAGCCCGGAAACATCGTGCAGGGGAATTTCTGGCTGACCGGAAAGATTCTGGGCAACCAGATCATCCTCTAAAGACATCTCAAAACAAAAAGGCGCACTCTGGGTGCGCCTTTCTTTATTTCAAATCGGGGTTTTCAGAATGTGATTCCCACCGGATACCCTGTCTGAGGGTCAAGCTTCCCCTCAAACCCCTCGCCG is part of the Deinococcus roseus genome and encodes:
- a CDS encoding saccharopine dehydrogenase family protein; its protein translation is MARVLMIGAGGVGTVVAKKCAQNDSVFTELMIASRTKAKCDKIADEIKQYFPDSKTVVTTAKVDADNVPELVALINDYKPELVINVALPYQDLTIMDACLETGVHYLDTANYEPRDVAKFEYSWQWAYRERFEQAGLMALLGCGFDPGATNVFTAYHAKHYFDEIHYLDIVDCNNGDHGKAFATNFNPEINIREITANGRYYENGQWVETQPLEIAQDIYYPKVTTRKSYVLYHEELESLVINFPTIKRARFWMTFGEQYIKHLTVLQNIGMTSIEPINYQGMQIAPLEFLKAVLPAPESLSAGYTGQTCIGVQARGIKNGKEVVHFVYNVKDHAECHREVQAQGVSYTTGVPAMIGAMLMINKVWFKAGVYNVEEFDPDPFIAEMNKWGLPVDELAGIELVK
- a CDS encoding VWD domain-containing protein — translated: MQKPGALLLGLTVLLTACSQSLPTLNAPQSQAVFQEQVPLPIETRSLLVSPAGATLRPMDRYVTLTVEVFDSNVEGRKQPFSEELEWISTPNLQVIPSKGGLSATVKSLNGNGGFVYARGKTSRKLLSNPVTITVAEPTAGTVTLRDSQIVYPLPIIPVGATAQTYPLKHLDPKAGMIGTFTQQEVGDAYRVPSGSPKPEGVLEIPIVVYGTPPKVGERVLGLEGKAVMGTVLSVQTRGDYSLVRLRRGLVTEYLKSVRFSVKPEDTRGDEWQTVMFGNQASANQNTIQKTGAMDNCTLTVSQGSIEPTFTPIFSFSPDVDLVIEDDTIKALGFFLDGNIGVDASILAKAKVTAKVSCTLFDDKKVFPIFGLVSVLLAPAAKYGAKIDLSVNGEVGTQIKLNLRAEAPFHFGSGLGSDPRFTNTLDPKLTGSIDLMNNPTQVSVGTELYGYGYARGILQVGGVVVGAIENFFPSLAKKLGSITEVLELEVIDAKIGPVGKLNWANDAYVTEHEMTPSTAVIQGELRAKVQMDEELNTFLSKIGLKKIGSYEFTPLVILPQPLYAAPEKDTLSVLLNGSPVNASPLTVKVGDTLVLKGQAKIPKFSDVRWFNVYAGTGSVWLNPNSVLYPSERLTGVTASAGTQQAAFLTSQTISITQELCDRINSNARITLLSENKMFDQVPTSGFAGSVQVNCDGQPPQPPTPPAPPPPAGTGGDPHLKTQDGTLYDLQNVGEFVLTRDPLDAAGFEIQVRTQAGQAPSVVSYNQAFAFRVNGDRVGIYPDGIKVNGLPVPQGTEALHLPHGGYLSIEQFAGFTPNRLSVHWPDGSYARLIGDDLRVVPSGSRAARLVGLLGNRNNDTSDDFKLPNGTVLGQPSAQDIHRVFGHAWRIGQQESLFDYAEGQTTADFTDVNFPQEIVTFENLSAERKAYARGICLRAPEPILPAEVLNSCIYDVALNPDSASQRISDPYREPYLQQNFLAVFPRTLELEPGRTVQLTAQALSATGLSWSASAGTIAGTGLQVTYTAPTTPGTYTLTATRNGFAVNVPVQVKTCASYWCYLGTASESPDGKMVLTPGTSNQEVGAVYSSVPLDLSRPFTQKFRFDVGEDMYASCGLAYAWMTQRPQTLGTTGCGLGVDGLPEGVMAFEVFTGSGSHGDSLYIKVLADPNIFGPSRLLNFFLSDGQEHTLDISWNPSTRTIKGIVDAGLPRMQTLEWSVPQSINLPGKVYAGFSSGTSLSATRHDVIPLP